In one window of Bacteriovorax sp. BAL6_X DNA:
- a CDS encoding dicarboxylate/amino acid:cation symporter: MQPAAKKEAQKIGIAMVLGLILGLLLHYFGKGEYVKFISPIGDAFISLLKMVIIPLVFSSIFMAMYHLGTPESLGRMGVRAVAYYFVTTCIAVLFGIIFVNLINPGVGADLGAAGVQGLSEAMQSKVASSSGGWASLFASIKEVLLGAIPTNPFGSMADGNILQVIVFSILMGMTALFIPKDSEPFVKVVGALEALSNKLTMGVMSLAPYGIFVLMTGVLAKSGFGAIISLSKYMVTVILGLICHGIFLLIVGSIRSKTSPFEILKGVGPAIITAFSTASSAATLPITMMNVEENLGVDKDTAKFVLPLGATVNMDGTALYESVAAIFIAQAYGYDLGLTQQIIIFMTASLAAIGAAAIPGAGLITMSIVLSAVGLPIEGIGLILAVDRILDMFRTAVNVFGDAMGTVVVDSMLRNKE, encoded by the coding sequence ATGCAACCAGCAGCAAAGAAGGAAGCGCAGAAGATTGGTATTGCAATGGTGCTCGGATTAATTTTGGGTCTTCTGTTACATTATTTTGGAAAGGGTGAATATGTAAAATTTATTTCTCCTATTGGAGATGCCTTTATCTCCCTTTTAAAAATGGTAATTATTCCTCTTGTTTTCTCTTCAATCTTTATGGCGATGTATCACTTAGGAACTCCTGAATCTCTAGGTCGAATGGGTGTAAGAGCTGTTGCATACTACTTTGTGACAACATGTATTGCGGTTTTATTTGGTATCATTTTTGTAAATCTAATCAATCCTGGCGTTGGTGCAGACCTTGGAGCCGCCGGAGTACAAGGCTTATCAGAGGCGATGCAATCTAAGGTTGCAAGTAGCTCTGGTGGTTGGGCATCATTATTTGCTTCAATTAAGGAAGTTCTTCTAGGCGCTATACCTACTAATCCATTTGGCTCAATGGCCGATGGTAATATCCTTCAGGTAATTGTCTTCTCTATTTTAATGGGAATGACTGCATTATTCATTCCTAAAGATAGTGAGCCATTTGTTAAAGTTGTTGGTGCTCTAGAGGCCCTTTCAAATAAACTAACAATGGGGGTGATGAGTTTAGCACCTTACGGAATTTTTGTTTTAATGACAGGCGTCCTTGCTAAGTCTGGTTTTGGTGCGATTATTTCACTTTCAAAATATATGGTTACAGTAATCTTAGGTCTTATATGCCATGGTATTTTCCTTCTAATTGTAGGAAGTATTCGTAGTAAGACTTCTCCTTTCGAAATATTAAAAGGTGTGGGACCAGCTATTATCACGGCATTCTCGACAGCTTCTTCTGCGGCAACTCTACCAATTACGATGATGAATGTTGAAGAGAATCTTGGTGTTGATAAGGACACTGCAAAGTTTGTTCTACCTCTAGGTGCGACTGTAAATATGGATGGGACTGCTTTATATGAATCAGTTGCGGCCATCTTTATTGCACAAGCATATGGCTATGACTTAGGTCTTACACAACAAATAATTATTTTTATGACAGCTTCTCTTGCGGCCATTGGTGCTGCTGCGATTCCTGGAGCTGGACTCATTACAATGTCGATTGTTCTTTCGGCCGTTGGTCTTCCTATTGAGGGGATCGGTCTTATCCTGGCCGTTGACAGAATTCTGGATATGTTCAGAACAGCTGTTAATGTATTTGGTGATGCCATGGGAACAGTTGTTGTTGACTCGATGCTAAGAAATAAAGAGTAA
- a CDS encoding lytic transglycosylase domain-containing protein — protein MRINGLILLVASQLLFSCISVEKDVPSPKDISEIVETDTEIEADAEFSEEKIIARSAKHGAEFSSDQIVGSAKIEHPTSHELKTYFLYGAEHLNLENNYFDIPVVYNAAVKKWIKYFTTRGRGFFERYSARAGRYAPILSKVLKDNGLPQDLIFLAMAESGFQTKAKSWAKAVGPWQFMPYTGRRYGLEVNWYVDERRDPIKSSYAASKYLRKLFNQFGSWELAAASYNAGEGKMSRAIRRYRTKNFWKIRKGRYLKPETKNYVPKIMALAIIGKNLKSFGFEEIDWHEPLDFQEISVPGGADLFEIAKDLNVEFDDLHYLNPEIQRWFTPPTHKTYTLRVPVGKREQWAACCTQKNYVASQDVFQKYRVRGKRTRLDDVARKFKIKDKEVLTWLNDDYRSHRSRVKRGSYVTLPFRIGQSKKDNMYADLYDKPRKSVVRKRKYRNRIRLAKQRGKKISNPTKYYTVQRGDSLWSVSRKTGVSLDTLIVSNLNIIKKRQIRAGDRLVIK, from the coding sequence ATGAGAATTAATGGATTAATTTTACTGGTAGCCTCCCAACTGCTCTTTTCATGTATCTCTGTTGAGAAAGATGTCCCGAGCCCGAAGGACATTTCTGAAATAGTTGAAACAGATACGGAAATCGAAGCTGATGCGGAGTTCTCAGAAGAGAAGATCATTGCACGCAGTGCTAAGCACGGTGCAGAGTTCTCAAGTGATCAAATTGTAGGGTCTGCAAAGATCGAACATCCAACATCTCACGAACTTAAGACATACTTCCTATATGGAGCTGAGCACTTAAACCTTGAGAATAATTATTTTGATATTCCTGTTGTTTACAATGCTGCTGTAAAAAAATGGATTAAGTATTTTACTACTCGTGGCCGTGGTTTCTTTGAAAGGTACTCTGCGAGAGCTGGAAGGTATGCACCAATACTTTCTAAGGTTTTAAAAGACAACGGACTTCCACAGGATTTAATTTTCTTAGCAATGGCCGAGTCTGGTTTTCAAACGAAGGCAAAGTCTTGGGCAAAAGCAGTCGGCCCTTGGCAGTTCATGCCATATACTGGACGTCGTTATGGACTTGAAGTTAATTGGTACGTTGACGAAAGACGTGACCCAATTAAATCTTCATATGCAGCTTCAAAATACCTAAGAAAGCTATTTAACCAATTTGGTTCTTGGGAACTTGCTGCTGCTTCGTATAATGCTGGTGAAGGGAAGATGTCTCGTGCGATTCGCCGCTACCGTACAAAGAACTTTTGGAAAATTAGAAAGGGACGCTACCTTAAGCCAGAAACAAAAAACTATGTTCCAAAAATTATGGCCCTTGCGATTATCGGAAAGAACCTTAAATCATTTGGTTTTGAAGAAATCGATTGGCATGAGCCTTTAGACTTTCAAGAGATTTCTGTTCCAGGTGGAGCTGACTTATTTGAAATAGCAAAAGACTTAAATGTTGAATTTGATGATCTACACTACTTAAACCCTGAGATTCAAAGATGGTTTACGCCACCAACTCATAAGACCTATACTCTAAGAGTTCCTGTTGGAAAAAGAGAACAGTGGGCCGCTTGTTGTACACAGAAGAACTACGTTGCAAGTCAGGACGTTTTTCAAAAGTACCGCGTAAGAGGAAAAAGAACTCGACTTGATGATGTTGCAAGAAAGTTCAAGATTAAGGATAAAGAAGTTCTTACTTGGCTAAATGATGATTACCGCTCTCATCGCTCTAGAGTTAAACGTGGATCATATGTAACGCTACCTTTCAGAATTGGTCAGAGTAAAAAAGATAATATGTATGCTGACCTTTACGATAAACCACGTAAGTCAGTAGTGAGGAAGAGAAAGTATCGCAATCGTATTCGCCTAGCTAAACAACGTGGAAAGAAAATTAGTAATCCAACTAAATACTATACAGTTCAACGTGGTGACTCTCTGTGGTCAGTATCACGAAAAACTGGAGTTAGTCTTGATACGCTTATTGTTTCTAACTTAAACATTATTAAGAAGAGACAAATAAGAGCAGGTGATAGACTCGTCATTAAATAA